The proteins below are encoded in one region of Triticum aestivum cultivar Chinese Spring chromosome 1B, IWGSC CS RefSeq v2.1, whole genome shotgun sequence:
- the LOC123148654 gene encoding uncharacterized protein isoform X1: MCGCAEALVRAVVAFYDAFLVDCFVFWFRRRRPRPGPDSPASAHRDPLVPKDWTGEALPASDEEKGFAESTLSNQQLADGDDTDEELRREVIVVKAVTGRRGGFGTRPMIESMLSPPWKDLFSLMIVLKWQTM, from the exons ATGTGCGGGTGTGCGGAGGCGCTCGTGAGGGCGGTGGTGGCCTTCTACGACGCCTTCCTCGTCGACTGCTTCGTCTTctggttccgccgccgccgcccccgccccggccCCGACAGCCCCGCCTCCGCCCACCGG GATCCGCTCGTGCCCAAGGACTGGACAGGGGAGGCGCTCCCGGCCTCGGATGAAGAGAAAG GTTTTGCAGAGAGCACATTGTCGAACCAGCAGTTGGCAGATGGCGATGACACAGATGAGGAGCTTAGGCGAGAG GTCATTGTTGTGAAGGCCGTCACGGGAAGGCGTGGGGGATTTGGCACAAGGCCGATGATCGAGTCTATGCTCTCTCCTCCATGGAAAGACCTATTTTCTCTGATGATTGTTTTGAAGTGGCAGACCATGTGA
- the LOC123148654 gene encoding uncharacterized protein isoform X2 — MCGCAEALVRAVVAFYDAFLVDCFVFWFRRRRPRPGPDSPASAHRDPLVPKDWTGEALPASDEEKGALGFSVLQRAHCRTSSWQMAMTQMRSLGERSLL; from the exons ATGTGCGGGTGTGCGGAGGCGCTCGTGAGGGCGGTGGTGGCCTTCTACGACGCCTTCCTCGTCGACTGCTTCGTCTTctggttccgccgccgccgcccccgccccggccCCGACAGCCCCGCCTCCGCCCACCGG GATCCGCTCGTGCCCAAGGACTGGACAGGGGAGGCGCTCCCGGCCTCGGATGAAGAGAAAGGTGCCCTGGGTTTCTCG GTTTTGCAGAGAGCACATTGTCGAACCAGCAGTTGGCAGATGGCGATGACACAGATGAGGAGCTTAGGCGAGAG GTCATTGTTGTGA